Proteins from a genomic interval of Coturnix japonica isolate 7356 unplaced genomic scaffold, Coturnix japonica 2.1 chrUnrandom568, whole genome shotgun sequence:
- the LOC107307371 gene encoding lysine-specific demethylase 5C-like, with protein sequence MKKLTPELFESQPDLLHQLVTIMNPNTLMAHGVPVVRTNQCAGEFVITFPRAYHSGFNQGYNFAEAVNFCTADWVRNGPN encoded by the exons ATGAAGAAACTGACCCCGGAGCTATTTGAATCCCAGCCTGATCTCCTTCATCAGTTGGTCACTATCATGAACCCCAACACCCTCATGGCCCACGGGGTCCCG GTGGTGAGGACCAACCAATGCGCGGGGGAGTTTGTTATCACGTTCCCACGCGCGTATCACAGCGGCTTCAACCAGGGCTACAACTTCGCCGAGGCCGTCAACTTCTGCACCGCGGATTGGGTGAGAAACGGCCCAAACTGA